One part of the Solanum dulcamara chromosome 3, daSolDulc1.2, whole genome shotgun sequence genome encodes these proteins:
- the LOC129881389 gene encoding uncharacterized protein LOC129881389: MYSSSSSSSTNRSLRVKIPAIGEGKLTINVKSPTSEMYIEVREADKVKDLEKLIKKAWGDNDNYISLYYKSIKMKSDYLLSYYNLRDGSIVTVTLLAEPPHHHLHHQSKSSCETKKNAKFQQEISSSSNGENGCGDFWFHMAKMLSQFCSSIFSSH, encoded by the exons atgtattcttcttcttcttcttcatcaacaaATCGATCTCTGAGAGTGAAAATTCCGGCGATCGGAGAAGGAAAATTGACAATAAACGTGAAATCTCCGACGTCGGAGATGTATATAGAGGTTAGAGAAGCAGATAAAGTGAAAGATTTGGAGAAATTGATTAAAAAAGCATGGGGAGATAATGATAATTATATATCACTTTATTACAAatcaattaaaatgaaaagtgattatttattatcttattaTAATTTGAGAGATGGCTCTATTGTTACTGTCACTCTTCTTGCTGAACCCCctcatcatcatcttcatcatcaaTCG AAATCTTCATGTGAAACCAAGAAAAATGCCAAATTTCAACAGGAAATAAGCAGCAGCTCCAATGGGGAAAATGGTTGTGGCGATTTTTGGTTCCATATGGCTAAGATGTTATCTCAATTTTGCTCTTCCATATTTTCAAGTCATTAA
- the LOC129882021 gene encoding LOW QUALITY PROTEIN: TSL-kinase interacting protein 1 (The sequence of the model RefSeq protein was modified relative to this genomic sequence to represent the inferred CDS: inserted 1 base in 1 codon), translating into MCNFPHIVXFCSSPFPLLFNFLSDQLNPFVIPIYFPLSTCFFLPVPTCRLDSPRCSSPPTSPVDSRYFLSVGGLRNIFWCLQLKIECKASASDDFNMQMVQQVSLECDTCLHPETFMCKDGLSGVTQHPAAALSVIPSNDHPASQQSVLTHDHAVTQLVPSSQDQVILQQPAKRQPRQWAAWTRQEEESFFSALRQVGKNFEKITSRVQSKNKDQVRHYYYRLVRRMNKLLGPELCLDAKNSKDTNAAMLRWWSLLEKYSCKASKLHLKPRRFKIFIETLESQLLKDRKKNVRRRPSQGESSSTAAASPSSHGRVSTNDSRTVKVVLLDNQDVQKFGSGKGSSLKRHVTMGVNRSNAKVDSSVKNARHRRRTGSASTAAYKRWEKAAIAGVSLVADAAEHLERATIDKDVGLVQNSQGINGFDHVGKNVHSLPTLSQNLVNETNLQSCMKLKLQLFPVDEGTRRALEMDNHNPYLELTLSNRKKMSSVLEHLNRKWGSSSIATGELVLFPYHVQMESLVQSLRWTKDTTQSAAEVHNLIGSPPVFRLRYGWFPNAELGTPLELLSSIIPFMQNINPNITKENNAEILSSPGKLVRFSKEPLASNPRMTVTSSSIKPSGESNLQASMGLNTYTYDHDETLPLDRRENGDATTVEQTEMGIKASALSAGDWEDSFTNISVGDLLFDAPDDEETDCIDSALRGSSHFLQQMPLSCDSFDAAIAAHIYKHQSKADSQMALPPQASSIWNAEDTCDAFAFKKNVAFSDKAQHSSSNVGAENSQRIAQSSSLVSDAGIKDLPGNMESFTGEPAHDNPVDECQSDAQALDGSAKDLNELSGIYWTDSLGPLELDAPSCRYHSEDITLSDSLGGFNRLIVNSLDAFQNCSFFGLDKKDPGSTVEAVKTSDLKIGTEV; encoded by the exons GTACTTTTTATCTGTTGGAGGTTTGAGAAATATCTTCTGGTGTTTGCAGTTGAAAATAGAATGCAAAGCTAGTGCTTCGGATGACTTCAACATGCAAATGGTACAACAGGTCTCCTTAGAGTGTGACACATGCCTCCATCCCGAGACTTTTATGTGCAAGGATGGGCTTTCTGGTGTAACACAACATCCTGCAGCGGCACTGTCAGTGATACCCTCAAACGATCATCCTGCTTCACAGCAGTCTGTGCTGACACATGATCATGCGGTGACACAGCTGGTACCATCCTCCCAAGACCAGGTCATCCTACAGCAGCCAG CCAAAAGACAGCCACGTCAATGGGCTGCATGGACACGTCAGGAGGAAGAAAGCTTTTTCTCTGCTCTGCGACAAGTTGGGAAG aattttgagaaaattactAGTCGCGTGCAGAGTAAAAACAAGGATCAG GTCAGACATTATTATTATCGTCTAGTGAGGCGTATGAACAAGTTATTGGGCCCAGAACTTTGTCTTGATGCCAAAAATTCCAAGGATACTAATGCTGCAATGTTGCGATG GTGGTCTTTACTGGAAAAATATAGCTGTAAAGCTTCAAAGCTTCATTTGAAACCGCGgagatttaaaatatttattgaaactTTG GAGAGTCAGCTGTTGAAAGACCGGAAAAAGAATGTAAGAAGGCGTCCTTCTCAAGGAGAAAGTAGTTCTACAGCTGCTGCATCTCCTTCAAGTCATGGCAGAGTGTCAACTAATGATAGTCGGACAGTTAAAGTGGTTCTTCTTGACAACCAGGACGTACAAAAATTTGGATCTGGAAAAGGCTCTTCTCTAAAACGCCATGTCACTATGGGTGTCAATAGAAGCAATGCAAAAGTAGACTCTTCTGTGAAAAATGCTAGACATCGCCGAAGGACAG GTTCTGCATCAACAGCTGCATATAAAAGGTGGGAGAAGGCTGCAATTGCTGGAGTTTCATTGGTAGCTGATGCTGCGGAGCATTTGGAACGGGCAACTATTGATAAAGATGTCGGACTGGTCCAGAATTCGCAGG GTATAAATGGTTTTGATCATGTTGGCAAAAATGTTCATTCTTTGCCGACTTTATCCCAAAATCTGGTAAACGAGACCAATTTACAGAGTTGTATGAAACTCAAGCTCCAGCTGTTTCCTGTTGATGAAGGAACTAGAAGGGCCCTGGAAATG GATAATCATAACCCGTACTTGGAGCTCACTCTAAGTAATCGAAAAAAGATGTCATCCGTTTTGGAACATCTCAATCGTAAATGGGGAAGTTCGAGCATAGCAACTGGAGAACTGGTGCTTTTTCCTTACCATGTACAGATGGAAAGCCTGGTGCAATCCCTGAGATGGACCAAAGATACTACACAAAGTGCGGCTGAAGTGCATAATCTGATTGGAAGCCCTCCAGTTTTCCGTCTCAG aTATGGTTGGTTTCCAAATGCTGAGCTTGGAACGCCTCTTGAACTATTGTCATCTATCATTCCATTTATGCAAAATATTAACCCTAACAtcacaaaagaaaataatgCGGAAATACTATCATCCCCTGGTAAACTTGTACGATTTTCCAAAGAACCGCTAGCTTCTAACCCAAGAATGACAGTGACATCCTCCTCAATCAAGCCGTCTGGTGAGTCAAACTTGCAAGCTAGCATGGGTCTAAATACCTACACTTATGATCATGATGAAACTCTGCCATTGGATAGAAGGGAGAACGGGGATGCAACCACAGTGGAACAAACTGAGatg GGAATCAAGGCCAGTGCTTTGTCAGCAGGGGATTGGGAAGATAGCTTTACCAACATAAGTGTGGGAGACCTTCTCTTTGATGCACCTGATGATGAGGAAACAGACTGCATTGACTCAGCTTTGCGCGGAAGCTCTCATTTTCTCCAACAGATGCCATTAAGCTGTGACTCGTTTGATGCAGCGATTGCTGCTCATATATATAAACATCAAAGCAAAGCTGATTCTCAGATGGCTCTTCCACCTCAAGCATCTTCCATTTGGAACGCTGAAGATACATGTGATGCTTTTGCATTTAAGAAAAACGTTGCTTTCAGTGACAAAGCACAGCATTCATCCAGCAATGTTGGTGCAGAGAATTCCCAGCGGATTGCTCAATCATCTTCCCTAGTATCGGATGCAGGAATCAAG GATTTGCCTGGGAACATGGAATCCTTTACCGGTGAACCTGCTCATGATAACCCAGTGGATGAGTGTCAATCGGATGCACAAGCGTTGGATGGTTCTGCAAAGGATCTGAATGAGCTCTCTGGCATATATTGG ACAGACTCTTTAGGACCGCTAGAATTGGATGCACCTTCATGTAGATATCATAGTGAAGACATAACTCTCAGTGATAGTCTTGGTGGTTTTAACCGCCTCATAGTTAACAGTCTGGATGCATTTCAAAATTGCTCATTCTTTGGGTTGGACAAGAAAGATCCTGGATCTACTGTTGAAGCTGTAAAAACTTCAGATTTAAAGATCGGCACTGAAGTCTGA